A window of the Bradyrhizobium ottawaense genome harbors these coding sequences:
- a CDS encoding sugar phosphate isomerase/epimerase family protein, with the protein MRDFSNDHRWLSLNTATVRKQGDLVAIIEACARHGIRAIDPWRDQVAATGLDRAVKAVRDAGLELSGYCRGGMFVADAAHRIEARDDNRRAIDEARALGAPCVVLVVGGLPQYSRPGSVASRDIAGARTQVHDAIAEMLDYAKAAKMPLAIEPLHPAYAADRACVNTTKQALDICDALDPTRSGALGVALDVYHIWWDPDLLPQIARAGKQRLMAFHVCDWLVPTKDILNDRGMMGDGVIDIPSVRAAVEAQGFSGYSEIEIFSDDWWSKPMDEVLKTCIARHRTAV; encoded by the coding sequence ATGCGTGATTTTTCGAATGATCATCGCTGGCTGTCGCTGAACACGGCGACCGTCCGCAAACAGGGCGATCTCGTTGCCATTATCGAAGCCTGCGCGCGGCACGGCATCCGCGCCATCGATCCCTGGCGCGACCAGGTCGCGGCCACGGGCCTCGATCGTGCGGTAAAGGCCGTGCGCGATGCCGGGCTCGAATTATCTGGCTATTGCCGCGGTGGCATGTTTGTGGCCGATGCGGCGCACCGGATCGAGGCGCGGGACGACAACCGCCGCGCGATCGACGAGGCCCGCGCGCTGGGCGCGCCCTGCGTCGTGCTGGTGGTCGGCGGCCTGCCGCAATATTCGCGTCCGGGCAGCGTGGCCTCCAGGGACATCGCGGGCGCGCGGACGCAGGTCCATGACGCCATCGCCGAGATGCTCGACTACGCGAAGGCCGCCAAGATGCCGCTCGCGATCGAGCCGTTGCATCCGGCCTATGCCGCCGACCGTGCCTGCGTCAACACGACCAAACAGGCGCTGGATATTTGCGACGCGCTGGACCCCACGCGCAGCGGCGCGCTCGGCGTCGCGCTCGACGTCTATCACATCTGGTGGGATCCGGATCTGCTGCCGCAGATCGCGCGGGCCGGCAAGCAGCGCCTGATGGCGTTTCACGTCTGCGACTGGCTGGTGCCGACAAAGGATATCCTCAACGACCGCGGCATGATGGGCGACGGCGTCATCGACATCCCCTCGGTGCGTGCTGCGGTCGAGGCGCAGGGCTTTTCCGGCTATTCCGAGATCGAGATTTTCTCTGATGATTGGTGGAGCAAGCCGATGGACGAGGTTTTGAAAACCTGCATCGCGCGGCACCGGACAGCGGTTTAG
- a CDS encoding dihydrodipicolinate synthase family protein, which yields MNKPVMPQSSLSLKLPTGEGLIETYRLAASRTFPAKLEGTLNRVAFSAAHVVADPLADGDPWLTSAIDWDRTIAFREHVWDLGLGVAEAMDTAQRGMGLDWPTSLELIQRSVRAAKARGGALVFSGAGTDHLAVEDAKSIDDVIRAYEEQIAAVEKAGGRIILMASRALAKLGRSADDYAKVYNRVLGQVREPVIIHWLGDMFDPALANYWGTASLDTAMDIAVGIINANAAKVDGVKVSLLDKQREIDMRRRLDKNVKMYTGDDFNYAELIAGDDKGFSHALLGIFDAIAPAASYALSRLAAGDEAGFHDVLGPTVPLSRHIFKAPTRFYKTGIVFMAYLNGHQDHFTMVGGQESTRSTLHLAELFRLADKAGLLSNPELATRRMKTVLATRGVEP from the coding sequence ATGAACAAGCCAGTGATGCCGCAATCGTCGTTGTCCCTGAAGCTGCCGACCGGCGAAGGCTTGATCGAGACCTACCGCCTGGCGGCGTCGCGGACGTTTCCGGCGAAGCTCGAGGGCACGCTGAACCGGGTGGCGTTTTCCGCCGCCCATGTGGTGGCCGATCCGCTTGCCGACGGCGATCCGTGGCTGACGTCGGCGATCGACTGGGACCGGACGATTGCGTTTCGCGAGCATGTCTGGGATCTCGGCCTCGGCGTGGCCGAGGCGATGGACACGGCGCAGCGCGGCATGGGACTGGACTGGCCGACCTCGCTGGAGCTGATCCAGCGTTCGGTGCGGGCCGCGAAGGCGAGGGGCGGCGCGCTGGTGTTTTCCGGCGCCGGCACCGATCATCTCGCGGTGGAAGATGCGAAATCCATCGACGATGTGATCCGCGCCTATGAGGAGCAGATCGCGGCCGTTGAAAAGGCCGGCGGCCGCATCATCCTGATGGCCTCGCGCGCACTGGCAAAACTCGGCCGCAGCGCCGACGATTACGCCAAGGTCTATAACCGCGTGCTGGGCCAGGTTCGCGAACCCGTGATCATCCACTGGCTTGGCGACATGTTCGATCCCGCGCTGGCCAATTACTGGGGCACGGCGAGCCTCGATACCGCGATGGATATCGCGGTCGGCATCATCAACGCCAACGCCGCCAAGGTCGATGGCGTCAAGGTGTCGCTGCTCGACAAGCAGCGCGAGATCGACATGCGTCGCCGGCTCGACAAGAATGTCAAGATGTATACCGGCGACGACTTCAACTATGCCGAACTGATCGCCGGCGACGACAAGGGATTTTCGCACGCGTTGCTCGGCATCTTCGACGCCATCGCGCCGGCGGCCTCCTATGCGCTGTCGCGGCTCGCCGCTGGCGACGAGGCCGGCTTCCACGACGTGCTCGGGCCGACGGTGCCGCTGTCGCGCCATATCTTCAAGGCGCCGACGCGGTTCTACAAGACGGGCATCGTGTTCATGGCCTATCTCAACGGCCACCAGGACCATTTCACCATGGTCGGTGGGCAGGAGAGCACGCGCTCGACGCTGCATCTGGCCGAACTGTTTCGCCTCGCCGACAAGGCCGGGCTGCTGTCCAATCCCGAACTGGCGACGCGGCGTATGAAGACCGTGCTGGCAACGCGCGGCGTCGAGCCGTGA
- a CDS encoding Gfo/Idh/MocA family protein, which yields MTTKRLGLIMNGVTGRMGLNQHLIRSIIAIRDSGGVLLANGDRMLPDPILIGRDADKVERLAKRFNVTRWSTDLDKALADKNDTIFFDAATTQARPTLLTKAIEAGKHVYCEKPIATNLDEAVAVLRLANAKGVKHGTVQDKLFLPGLKKLAFLRDSGFFGRMLSVRGEFGYWVFEGGWQEAQRPSWNYRSEDGGGIILDMVCHWRYVLDNLFGEVESVSCTGTTDIPERFDEKDKKYTATADDSAYATFRLKGGVIAHINMSWVTRVYRDDLVTFQVDGTHGSAVAGLTECMIQARQATPRPVWNPDEKRTHDFYADWQKLPENVTYDNGFKEQWEMFIRHVCEDAPYKYTLLEGAKGVQLAECALQSWRERRWIDVAPIKV from the coding sequence ATGACGACCAAACGCCTCGGCCTGATCATGAACGGTGTGACCGGCCGCATGGGGCTCAACCAGCATCTGATCCGCTCCATCATCGCGATCCGCGATTCCGGCGGCGTGCTGCTCGCGAACGGCGACCGCATGCTGCCCGATCCGATCCTGATCGGCCGCGATGCCGACAAGGTCGAGCGTCTGGCCAAGCGCTTCAACGTGACGCGCTGGTCGACCGATCTCGACAAGGCCTTGGCGGACAAAAATGACACCATCTTCTTCGACGCCGCCACCACCCAGGCGCGCCCGACGCTGCTGACGAAAGCGATCGAGGCCGGCAAGCACGTCTATTGCGAGAAGCCGATCGCAACCAACCTGGACGAGGCCGTCGCGGTGCTGCGACTCGCCAACGCCAAAGGCGTCAAGCACGGCACGGTGCAGGACAAGCTGTTCCTGCCCGGCCTGAAGAAGCTCGCGTTCCTGCGCGACTCCGGCTTCTTCGGCCGCATGCTCTCGGTGCGTGGCGAGTTCGGCTATTGGGTGTTCGAGGGCGGCTGGCAGGAAGCGCAGCGGCCGTCATGGAATTACCGCAGCGAGGACGGCGGCGGCATCATTCTGGATATGGTCTGCCACTGGCGCTACGTGCTCGACAACCTCTTCGGCGAAGTCGAGAGCGTGAGCTGCACCGGCACCACGGATATCCCGGAACGTTTCGACGAGAAAGACAAGAAGTACACCGCGACCGCCGATGACTCCGCCTACGCCACCTTCCGTCTCAAGGGTGGCGTGATCGCCCATATCAACATGAGCTGGGTGACGCGGGTCTATCGCGACGATCTCGTCACCTTCCAGGTCGACGGTACCCACGGCTCGGCGGTGGCGGGTCTCACTGAGTGCATGATCCAGGCGCGGCAGGCCACGCCGCGACCGGTGTGGAACCCGGACGAGAAGCGCACCCACGATTTCTACGCCGACTGGCAGAAGCTGCCGGAGAACGTCACCTACGACAACGGTTTCAAGGAGCAGTGGGAGATGTTCATCCGCCACGTCTGCGAGGACGCGCCGTATAAGTATACGCTGCTCGAAGGCGCCAAGGGCGTGCAACTCGCCGAATGCGCGCTGCAGAGCTGGCGCGAGCGGCGCTGGATCGATGTCGCCCCGATCAAGGTGTGA
- a CDS encoding mandelate racemase/muconate lactonizing enzyme family protein: MPYRLAVRDIAFFERPVTFARPFRFGAVVVNATPQMFVRVEIEVEGKGKTTGASAEFLVPKWFDKRPHLSPEQTVSELRRSLLIAREIYLAHSGYETAFALHAACIGAQVEACAREDIPPLAAAYGPAEIDKAILDALLRAAGTNFFDGMAANIGGVDARLSRDLGNDDIAQFLAGRRRLERVAIRHTVGMDDAIEGAGGVADANENAGARYFKLKLNGDPAHDADRLTRIGSELATLPHDYRVTLDANEQYADLGALGGLIDRLDRDAALRPIAAKLLYIEQPMPRDITRQSPLGALARRDFIVDEADDSYDAFPVARALGYRGISSKSCKGIYKSVINATRAAKWSAAGTKCFIAGEDLTCQAGLAVQQDLALGALIGVTHAERNGHHYVDGFGDTPAVEAEAFLTAHPDLYAKDGHKVRLAIHNGDLLTGSLTTPGFATSVHPDWSAMSPLAQPTAGISLENAV; encoded by the coding sequence ATGCCGTATCGCCTGGCCGTACGAGATATCGCGTTCTTTGAACGCCCGGTCACCTTTGCGCGGCCGTTCCGGTTCGGCGCCGTTGTCGTCAACGCGACGCCGCAGATGTTCGTGCGTGTCGAGATCGAGGTGGAAGGCAAAGGCAAGACCACCGGCGCCAGCGCCGAATTTCTGGTGCCGAAATGGTTCGACAAGCGGCCGCATCTTTCGCCGGAACAGACGGTTTCGGAACTGCGACGCTCGCTGCTGATCGCGCGGGAAATTTATCTGGCGCATTCCGGCTATGAGACCGCCTTCGCCCTGCACGCGGCCTGCATCGGAGCACAGGTCGAGGCGTGCGCCAGGGAAGACATTCCGCCGCTGGCGGCGGCCTATGGCCCGGCCGAGATCGACAAGGCGATCCTCGACGCGCTGCTGCGCGCTGCCGGCACCAATTTCTTCGACGGCATGGCGGCCAATATCGGTGGCGTCGACGCGCGGCTGTCGCGCGATCTCGGCAACGACGACATCGCGCAATTCCTGGCGGGACGAAGGCGGCTGGAGCGGGTCGCGATCCGGCACACCGTCGGCATGGACGACGCGATCGAGGGCGCGGGCGGTGTCGCCGACGCAAACGAAAACGCCGGTGCTCGCTATTTCAAGCTCAAGCTCAATGGCGATCCCGCGCATGATGCCGACCGACTGACCCGTATCGGCAGCGAACTGGCGACGCTGCCGCATGACTATCGGGTGACCTTGGACGCCAATGAGCAATATGCCGACCTCGGCGCTCTCGGAGGGTTGATCGACCGGCTCGACCGCGACGCCGCGCTGCGGCCGATCGCGGCCAAGCTGCTCTATATCGAACAGCCGATGCCGCGCGACATCACGCGTCAATCGCCGCTCGGCGCGCTGGCCCGCCGCGATTTCATCGTCGACGAGGCCGACGATTCCTATGACGCTTTCCCGGTGGCTCGCGCGCTCGGCTATCGCGGTATCTCGTCGAAATCCTGCAAGGGCATCTACAAATCGGTGATCAATGCCACGCGTGCGGCCAAGTGGAGCGCGGCCGGCACCAAATGCTTTATCGCCGGCGAAGACCTGACCTGCCAGGCGGGTCTCGCCGTGCAGCAGGATCTCGCGCTTGGCGCGCTGATCGGTGTCACCCATGCCGAGCGCAACGGTCACCATTATGTCGACGGTTTTGGCGATACGCCGGCCGTGGAGGCCGAGGCGTTTCTCACGGCGCATCCGGACCTCTATGCCAAAGACGGCCACAAGGTCCGTCTCGCCATCCACAACGGCGATCTCCTGACGGGATCGCTGACGACACCAGGCTTTGCCACCTCGGTGCATCCGGACTGGTCCGCGATGTCGCCGCTGGCGCAGCCAACAGCCGGAATATCCCTGGAGAACGCAGTATGA
- a CDS encoding ABC transporter ATP-binding protein: MNPATKPTEIEQPGAHLRLVSDRAGQATPGITLSGVSKTYRSRDGDVPSLKPLDFHINEGEFFVVVGPSGCGKSTLLKMISGLLAPSTGEILVDGEQVTKPHGNVGIVFQNALLLPWRNILSNVMLPIDMKKLPRAEYLQRAKALLKLVGLEGFEKKLPWQLSGGMQQRASICRALVHDPKIMLMDEPFGALDAMTREKMNVELMRIQRETGKTVLLITHSIPEAVFLADRVLVMTERPGAIAAIYDVPLPRPRSLDSMADPAFTELVQRIRKHFFTQSALD, encoded by the coding sequence ATGAACCCCGCGACCAAACCAACCGAGATCGAGCAGCCCGGCGCGCATCTGCGCCTGGTGTCCGATCGTGCCGGGCAGGCGACGCCCGGGATCACGCTGTCGGGCGTGTCCAAAACCTATCGCTCGCGCGACGGCGACGTGCCGTCGCTAAAGCCGCTGGATTTTCACATCAACGAGGGCGAGTTCTTTGTCGTGGTCGGCCCGTCCGGCTGCGGCAAGTCCACGCTGCTGAAGATGATCTCGGGGCTGCTCGCGCCATCGACCGGTGAAATCCTGGTCGACGGCGAGCAGGTGACAAAGCCGCACGGCAATGTCGGCATCGTGTTCCAGAACGCGCTGCTGCTGCCATGGCGCAACATCCTCTCCAACGTGATGTTGCCGATCGACATGAAGAAGCTGCCGCGCGCGGAGTATCTCCAGCGCGCCAAGGCGCTGTTGAAGCTGGTCGGGCTCGAAGGGTTCGAGAAGAAACTGCCCTGGCAGTTGTCCGGCGGCATGCAGCAGCGCGCCTCGATCTGCCGGGCGCTGGTGCACGATCCCAAGATCATGCTGATGGACGAGCCGTTCGGCGCGCTCGATGCCATGACGCGCGAGAAGATGAATGTCGAACTGATGCGGATCCAGCGTGAGACCGGCAAGACTGTGCTCTTGATTACGCATTCTATACCGGAAGCCGTGTTCCTCGCCGACCGCGTGCTAGTCATGACCGAACGGCCGGGCGCGATCGCAGCGATCTACGACGTGCCGCTGCCGCGGCCGCGTTCGCTGGATTCGATGGCCGATCCCGCGTTCACCGAACTGGTGCAGCGGATTCGCAAACATTTCTTCACCCAAAGCGCGCTGGACTGA
- a CDS encoding ABC transporter substrate-binding protein, whose product MIRAIAAVATALIWTALSVVPASAADKVVLMLNWYVYGEHAPFYYGKAKGIYAAEGIDLEIQEGRGSAATTQAVAAKTADFGYVDVPTMMRAAVKGAPIVATGVLLQTSPMSAMGFVEKNIKKPEDIKGKTVAITPADSMTQIWPLFLKKTGLKESDFTTVAGDGQTKLNAVINGQADLLLGYVMDQSMKIKDATGKDVYPIKFADYGINMVSSGIVANTDYVKANAGLVKRFMSATTKAVEAAEKDPKGAAQSILDANPKGGKIETLTQGFELTIPLYRTPETKAKRPFEVTDQNMTDTVNLMVEYGGLDAKAKDNPKAFYTNDYLPKGGS is encoded by the coding sequence ATGATACGAGCGATAGCGGCGGTTGCGACCGCCTTGATCTGGACCGCGCTTTCAGTGGTTCCCGCTTCCGCTGCCGACAAGGTCGTGCTGATGCTGAACTGGTACGTCTATGGCGAGCACGCGCCGTTCTATTACGGCAAGGCCAAGGGCATCTATGCCGCCGAAGGCATCGATCTCGAAATCCAGGAAGGCCGCGGTTCGGCGGCGACCACGCAGGCGGTGGCGGCGAAGACCGCCGATTTCGGCTATGTCGACGTGCCCACCATGATGCGCGCCGCGGTGAAGGGCGCGCCGATCGTCGCCACCGGCGTGCTGCTGCAGACCAGCCCGATGTCGGCGATGGGTTTCGTCGAGAAGAACATTAAAAAGCCCGAGGACATCAAGGGCAAGACGGTCGCGATCACCCCGGCCGATTCCATGACCCAGATCTGGCCGCTGTTCCTGAAGAAGACCGGCCTGAAGGAAAGCGATTTTACCACGGTCGCCGGCGACGGCCAGACCAAGCTCAACGCCGTCATCAACGGCCAGGCTGATCTCCTGCTCGGCTACGTCATGGACCAGTCGATGAAGATCAAGGACGCCACCGGCAAGGACGTCTATCCGATCAAGTTCGCCGACTACGGCATCAACATGGTCTCGTCGGGCATCGTCGCCAACACCGACTACGTCAAGGCCAATGCCGGCCTCGTCAAGCGCTTCATGTCGGCCACGACCAAGGCGGTCGAAGCCGCCGAGAAGGACCCCAAGGGTGCGGCGCAGTCGATCCTCGACGCCAACCCGAAGGGCGGCAAGATCGAAACGCTGACGCAAGGCTTCGAGCTGACGATCCCGCTGTACCGGACACCGGAAACCAAGGCCAAGCGGCCGTTCGAAGTGACCGACCAGAACATGACCGATACGGTCAACCTCATGGTCGAATATGGCGGGCTCGACGCCAAGGCCAAGGACAATCCGAAGGCGTTTTATACCAACGACTACCTGCCGAAGGGCGGCTCGTGA
- a CDS encoding ABC transporter permease codes for MAEAKGPSGVSRALNAAWLRPFLFLIFIVVAWDVAIRLFHIPAYQIPSPGDVLAVLWTDWPELLRQAWPTTYATICGFALSALFGIPVAMLIAGSKTVESYVYPLLVFSQSVPKIAIAPLFVVWFGFGIIPKVISAFLLGFFPVVVSAVQGFKSVDPDMVDLARAMQGSRFQVFCAVNLPHAMPAIFSGLKVSVTLAVVGAVVGEFVGSNSGIGYVLQRSIGTFDLPTMFAALVILALLGVILFWIVDRIERLVIPWHVSQREDIIFAS; via the coding sequence GTGGCCGAGGCGAAGGGGCCCAGTGGTGTATCCAGAGCGCTGAACGCGGCGTGGCTGCGGCCGTTTTTGTTCCTGATCTTCATCGTGGTGGCCTGGGATGTGGCGATCCGGCTGTTCCACATCCCGGCCTATCAGATCCCGTCGCCCGGCGATGTGCTGGCGGTGCTGTGGACCGACTGGCCGGAACTGTTGCGGCAGGCCTGGCCGACCACCTACGCCACCATCTGCGGCTTTGCGCTGTCGGCGCTGTTCGGCATTCCCGTCGCGATGCTGATCGCGGGCTCGAAGACGGTGGAGAGCTACGTCTATCCGCTGCTGGTGTTCTCGCAATCGGTGCCGAAGATCGCGATCGCACCGCTGTTTGTGGTCTGGTTCGGCTTCGGCATTATTCCGAAAGTGATCTCGGCGTTCCTGTTGGGATTTTTCCCGGTCGTGGTATCGGCGGTGCAGGGCTTCAAGTCGGTCGACCCTGATATGGTCGATCTCGCGCGCGCCATGCAGGGCAGCCGCTTCCAGGTGTTTTGCGCCGTCAACCTGCCGCATGCGATGCCGGCGATTTTCTCCGGCCTCAAGGTCTCGGTGACGCTGGCCGTCGTCGGCGCCGTGGTCGGCGAGTTCGTCGGCTCCAATTCCGGCATCGGCTATGTGCTGCAGCGCTCGATCGGCACCTTCGATCTGCCGACGATGTTTGCCGCGCTCGTGATCCTGGCGCTGCTCGGCGTGATCCTGTTCTGGATCGTCGACCGCATCGAACGCCTCGTGATCCCCTGGCATGTCAGCCAGCGCGAGGACATCATTTTCGCTTCATAA
- a CDS encoding TetR/AcrR family transcriptional regulator: MAKAKRVLKWQRDPEGMRIRILEAAKQEFAAHGLAGARVDRIAANADANKRMLYYHVGNKEDLYLAVLEAAYDKIRSEERGLDLEHLDPPEAIERLIDFTWNYFIRNPEFLALLNTENLAKARHLKRSTKVKSMHSPFVEMIRTVVTRGVESGDFRVAVDPVQLYISIAGLCFFYLSNSATLSVIFGRDLLKREARDERLAHMVALVLAALTGKSTADFGKAKPAGLRAAAHQPV, from the coding sequence TTGGCAAAGGCAAAACGCGTCCTGAAGTGGCAGCGCGACCCCGAGGGCATGCGGATCCGCATTCTCGAGGCCGCCAAGCAGGAATTTGCCGCCCATGGCCTGGCCGGTGCGCGCGTCGACCGCATCGCGGCCAATGCCGACGCCAACAAGCGCATGCTGTATTACCATGTCGGCAACAAGGAAGATCTCTACCTCGCGGTGCTGGAGGCTGCCTACGACAAGATCCGTTCCGAGGAGCGCGGCCTCGATCTCGAACATCTCGATCCGCCCGAGGCGATCGAGCGGCTGATCGACTTCACCTGGAATTATTTCATCCGCAACCCGGAATTCCTGGCGCTGCTCAACACCGAGAATCTCGCCAAAGCCCGCCATCTGAAACGCTCGACCAAGGTCAAGTCGATGCACTCGCCGTTCGTCGAGATGATCCGCACCGTGGTGACGCGCGGCGTCGAAAGCGGCGACTTCCGCGTCGCCGTCGATCCGGTCCAGTTGTACATTTCGATCGCCGGGCTGTGCTTCTTCTATCTCTCGAACAGCGCCACGCTGTCGGTGATCTTCGGCCGCGACCTCCTGAAGAGGGAGGCGAGGGACGAGCGCCTCGCGCACATGGTGGCGCTGGTGCTGGCGGCGCTGACGGGAAAATCGACCGCGGATTTCGGCAAGGCGAAGCCGGCGGGATTGCGGGCGGCGGCGCATCAGCCGGTTTGA
- a CDS encoding VOC family protein encodes MITGLDHVVVLTQDIAAGTASYQTLFARAPAWQNSGDGADRVLFTLDNMSLELMAPSGADANADRIRSVLAAQGEGLASLCFRTNDIGKLHRRLDRLTLKPEPVAEVESRDALSGAVLSWKRTRTASDATRGIRLFYLQLASERPRSVPVATGPITAMDHVVVSTPDPERAAALYGARLGLDMALDRSHPDWGRLMFFRCGDLVVEVTHRPAKPAPAPLDLQKDRLRGICWRVADIDATHARLARAGVDVSEVRTGRKPGTRVMTVRNGTCGVPTLLVQPSPGKPE; translated from the coding sequence GTGATTACCGGTCTCGATCATGTCGTCGTCTTAACCCAGGACATCGCGGCGGGCACCGCAAGCTATCAGACGCTGTTTGCGCGGGCGCCGGCCTGGCAGAACAGCGGCGACGGCGCCGACCGCGTGCTGTTCACGCTCGACAATATGTCGCTGGAGTTGATGGCGCCCTCGGGCGCGGACGCCAATGCGGATCGAATCCGCAGCGTTCTGGCGGCCCAGGGCGAGGGGCTGGCGAGCCTCTGTTTCCGCACCAACGACATCGGCAAGCTGCACCGCCGGCTCGATCGGCTGACCCTGAAGCCCGAGCCGGTTGCGGAGGTTGAAAGCCGCGACGCGCTCTCGGGGGCTGTGCTGTCGTGGAAGCGGACTCGCACGGCCTCGGACGCCACGCGCGGCATCCGGCTGTTCTATCTTCAACTCGCCAGCGAGCGTCCGCGCTCCGTGCCTGTCGCGACCGGGCCGATCACCGCGATGGACCATGTCGTGGTTTCGACGCCGGATCCCGAGCGCGCCGCCGCGCTTTATGGCGCGCGGCTCGGGCTCGACATGGCGCTCGACCGCTCACATCCGGACTGGGGCCGGCTGATGTTCTTCCGCTGCGGCGACCTCGTCGTCGAGGTGACGCACCGGCCGGCCAAGCCCGCGCCTGCGCCGCTGGACCTGCAGAAGGATCGTCTCCGGGGCATCTGCTGGCGCGTCGCCGACATCGACGCCACCCATGCGCGGCTGGCCCGGGCCGGCGTCGACGTCTCCGAAGTCCGCACCGGCCGCAAGCCGGGCACGCGGGTGATGACCGTGCGCAACGGCACCTGCGGGGTTCCGACACTGTTGGTGCAGCCGTCGCCGGGGAAGCCGGAGTGA
- a CDS encoding sugar kinase, whose translation MQALFIGQTYIDVTFITDHMPTGDEKHVASAYAVSFGGNAVTAAFCCAKLGIVPDLIATVANDWLGRMFQDMSAKYGISIHPRKVNSSSLSFIMPKDGKRAIVRCRDDEHIHPFPILNLRGCRALHIDGHQPDAAIHYAKLCREDGILTSLDGGGLRSNTHELLEFIDVAIVAERLCEQMDKTPEEMLDYLKSRGCRVGGVTLGEKGLLWYDETGAVHNLPALPIPRERVIDTNGAGDVFHGAYVYSYLANPSKSWHDHFEFARAASTYKIQRLGNEAGLPTLTDIEVVKMAFPAGA comes from the coding sequence ATGCAGGCCCTCTTCATCGGACAGACCTATATCGACGTCACCTTCATCACCGACCACATGCCGACCGGCGACGAAAAGCACGTAGCCTCCGCCTACGCGGTTTCGTTTGGCGGCAACGCCGTCACGGCCGCATTCTGCTGTGCGAAACTCGGCATCGTGCCCGACCTGATCGCGACCGTCGCCAATGACTGGCTCGGCCGCATGTTCCAGGACATGAGCGCGAAATACGGCATCTCGATCCATCCGCGCAAGGTCAATAGCTCCTCGCTGTCCTTCATCATGCCGAAGGACGGCAAGCGCGCCATCGTCCGCTGCCGCGACGACGAGCATATCCATCCCTTTCCGATCCTCAACCTGAGGGGTTGCCGGGCGCTGCATATCGACGGCCACCAGCCGGACGCCGCCATCCACTATGCCAAACTGTGCCGCGAGGACGGCATCCTGACCTCGCTCGACGGCGGCGGCCTGCGCTCCAATACCCATGAGCTGCTGGAATTCATCGACGTCGCCATCGTCGCCGAAAGGCTCTGCGAGCAGATGGACAAGACGCCGGAGGAGATGCTGGATTATCTCAAGAGCAGGGGCTGCCGGGTCGGCGGTGTCACGCTCGGCGAAAAGGGCCTGCTCTGGTACGACGAGACCGGCGCGGTCCACAACCTGCCGGCGCTTCCGATTCCACGCGAGCGCGTGATCGATACCAACGGCGCCGGCGACGTCTTCCACGGCGCCTATGTCTATTCCTACCTCGCTAACCCCAGCAAAAGCTGGCACGACCATTTCGAATTCGCGCGGGCCGCGTCCACCTACAAGATCCAGCGCCTCGGCAACGAGGCCGGATTGCCGACGCTGACCGACATCGAAGTGGTCAAGATGGCGTTTCCGGCCGGCGCGTGA
- a CDS encoding ribokinase — MGRVFVAGSINMDVVATADRHPKVGETVAGNAVNYFPGGKGANQAVASAKLGAPTTLIGRLGRDAFGQQLRTFLAAQAVDLAHVKDTAEAHTGMAIITVADADNTIVVVPGANALVSSEDVTAVALAKGDVAVSQFEIPQATIVAFFRRARAAGATTILNPAPAIPFGKDLLDLVDILILNETELGLLTHMELRDSDDPARFVAAASALQGGSRIICITLGKRGVLALIDGQASVIAGRAVKAVDTTGAGDCFVGALASQLANGTAIRRALEYANAAASICVQRMGAAPSMPTAAEVAALLST; from the coding sequence ATGGGGCGGGTCTTTGTCGCCGGCAGCATCAACATGGATGTGGTGGCGACCGCCGACCGGCATCCCAAGGTCGGCGAGACCGTCGCCGGCAACGCCGTAAACTATTTTCCTGGCGGCAAGGGCGCCAACCAGGCGGTGGCATCCGCCAAGCTCGGCGCGCCGACCACGCTGATCGGCCGGCTGGGGCGCGATGCCTTCGGCCAGCAATTACGGACGTTTCTCGCCGCACAGGCGGTCGATCTCGCTCATGTCAAGGACACCGCCGAGGCCCATACCGGAATGGCCATCATCACCGTTGCCGATGCCGACAATACGATTGTGGTCGTGCCAGGCGCCAATGCGCTGGTTAGTAGCGAAGACGTCACCGCAGTTGCGCTGGCCAAAGGCGACGTCGCCGTCAGCCAGTTCGAAATTCCGCAAGCGACGATCGTCGCGTTCTTCCGGCGCGCACGGGCAGCGGGCGCGACCACGATCCTCAATCCCGCGCCGGCGATCCCGTTCGGGAAGGATCTGCTCGATCTCGTCGATATCCTGATCCTGAACGAGACCGAGCTCGGACTTCTCACCCATATGGAGCTGCGCGACAGCGACGATCCCGCCCGCTTCGTGGCAGCAGCGAGCGCCTTGCAAGGCGGCAGTAGAATCATCTGCATCACGCTGGGCAAACGCGGCGTGCTGGCGCTGATCGATGGGCAGGCCTCCGTCATCGCCGGCCGCGCGGTGAAGGCGGTCGACACCACCGGCGCCGGTGATTGCTTTGTCGGCGCGCTCGCAAGCCAGCTCGCCAATGGCACGGCCATCCGCCGTGCCTTGGAATACGCCAATGCCGCGGCATCGATCTGTGTGCAGCGGATGGGCGCGGCGCCCTCGATGCCGACGGCGGCGGAGGTCGCGGCACTGCTGTCCACATAG